Genomic window (Aurantimicrobium sp. INA4):
CGGCGGCGAGCAGCCAAGATGGCGCGGCCGGCGCGGGTACGCATACGCAAACGGAAGCCGTGAACCTTCGCACGACGACGGTTGTTGGGTTGGAACGTTCTCTTGCTCATAAGTCAATCTCCATGACGGTGATGTCGCGCGCCATATCTGCGCGGCGCAAAACAGTGGGATGCACAAAAGGCATCAACCGATTAAATCTAAAGGTTAGAAGCGTCTGCGTCAAACCAGAGGACATACAAACTCAAGATTATGAATGCCCAAGGGAGAAATATTTCGCAACGACACACTCTTTTTGAAAAACTGGAGTTGCCTTAATCCACAGGTTTTCGATACGGTC
Coding sequences:
- the rpmH gene encoding 50S ribosomal protein L34, with translation MSKRTFQPNNRRRAKVHGFRLRMRTRAGRAILAARRRKGRSELSA